A DNA window from Acidobacteriota bacterium contains the following coding sequences:
- a CDS encoding ATP-binding protein produces the protein MTDLSQKSGDSRLTERGRRRLTKVIILSIVLLLLMLSLIAQGGFNLTPFVTPDTAAETLLLYALSTLNFLAFVTLLFVLLRNVLKLVRERRAAKLGSKFKLRLVSYAIGLSLLPVLLLFFFAFGLLNRSIDRWFGEPARQIVDDARAIEESYFKKEEADLVGSARAIARSISNGGQGDYDSPAFRSKLDREMSDYDLSLVRLVFPGGSKTIQRGERQVERFIEETLNAAQQQISGGAESFSGSDEGDSPTAIFVIAAVRLSGGASDPQALIVASEFPPELTQRAATISEQHENFHSLLGKIKRIKAIYILLLAAVTLLLIFSASWLALYVARGITIPIQALAEATDRVAQGDFGHPVETVAEDELAVLVKSFNQMAAMLAENRERLEHAAEDLSRINLALDNRRRYIETVLESLSTGVISTDENAGIATINRSALWMLGLKDKPENHTPIDRVVEGPQGEELAALCRRARRSEIAQAEIEFRRADSSFLATATTAIALRTSEGTIEGLVIVIEDLTDLIQAERAAAWSEVARRMAHEIKNPLTPIQLSAERIMRNYERSLAAKTEPRFDEVVREGTSTIVREVAALQRMVEEFSRFARLPEAQPVEASLNDVVRDAVNLYAERLDGIRIDCRLADDLPALRLDKEQIKRALVNLIDNAVEALGTDGRDGSNGSNDGHEVSVERLIALESLYMKASDSVRLIVADTGHGISRRDRDKLFLPKFSTRNRGTGLGLAIVSHIIADHKGRVWVEDNQPCGARFIIELPAGRAE, from the coding sequence GTGACTGACCTTTCGCAAAAATCCGGCGACTCTCGCCTCACCGAACGCGGGCGGCGAAGGCTGACGAAGGTTATCATTCTCTCGATAGTCCTGTTGCTATTGATGCTTTCGCTCATCGCCCAGGGCGGGTTCAACCTGACACCGTTCGTCACGCCTGACACCGCAGCCGAGACGCTCCTCTTGTACGCGCTCTCAACTCTCAACTTTCTTGCCTTCGTAACGCTGCTGTTCGTGTTGCTGAGGAACGTGCTGAAACTCGTGCGCGAGCGGCGCGCGGCCAAGCTTGGTTCGAAGTTCAAATTGCGCTTGGTAAGCTACGCAATAGGCCTCTCGCTCTTGCCGGTTCTGCTGCTGTTCTTTTTCGCGTTCGGGCTTCTGAATCGCAGCATAGATCGCTGGTTTGGCGAGCCCGCGCGCCAGATCGTCGACGATGCCCGCGCTATCGAAGAAAGTTACTTCAAGAAAGAAGAGGCTGATCTTGTGGGCAGCGCGCGCGCAATTGCTCGCAGCATATCAAACGGTGGGCAGGGCGATTACGACAGCCCGGCATTCAGATCGAAGCTTGATCGAGAGATGTCCGACTACGATCTGTCGCTGGTGCGGCTAGTGTTTCCGGGCGGAAGCAAAACCATCCAGCGAGGCGAGAGACAGGTTGAACGCTTCATCGAGGAAACGCTCAACGCCGCCCAACAGCAGATTAGCGGCGGGGCCGAGTCATTCAGCGGGAGTGACGAGGGTGACAGCCCGACGGCGATCTTCGTGATCGCGGCGGTCCGGCTATCAGGCGGCGCAAGCGACCCGCAAGCGCTCATCGTTGCGAGCGAGTTCCCGCCTGAACTCACTCAGCGCGCGGCGACCATCAGCGAGCAACACGAAAATTTTCATAGCCTCCTGGGAAAGATCAAACGAATCAAAGCGATTTATATATTGCTGCTTGCCGCAGTCACCTTGTTGTTGATCTTCTCGGCAAGCTGGCTTGCGCTCTACGTGGCGCGCGGGATAACCATCCCCATTCAAGCGCTGGCCGAAGCAACCGATCGAGTCGCGCAAGGCGACTTCGGGCACCCGGTTGAGACGGTCGCCGAGGATGAACTGGCCGTGCTGGTGAAATCGTTCAACCAGATGGCCGCAATGCTCGCTGAGAACCGAGAGCGGCTCGAACACGCGGCCGAAGACCTCAGCCGGATCAATCTCGCGTTGGACAACCGCCGCCGTTACATCGAGACTGTGCTGGAATCTTTATCGACCGGGGTGATCTCAACCGACGAAAATGCCGGTATCGCGACCATCAACCGCTCGGCGCTGTGGATGCTCGGCCTCAAAGACAAGCCCGAGAACCACACCCCGATCGATCGAGTAGTCGAAGGACCTCAAGGCGAAGAGCTCGCCGCGCTCTGCCGCCGGGCGCGGCGAAGCGAGATTGCTCAGGCTGAGATAGAGTTCAGACGAGCCGACAGCAGCTTTCTGGCTACGGCGACCACCGCGATTGCGCTTCGAACTTCCGAAGGCACCATCGAAGGTTTGGTTATCGTGATCGAAGATTTGACCGACCTGATCCAGGCAGAACGGGCTGCGGCGTGGAGCGAGGTCGCCCGCCGAATGGCCCACGAGATAAAAAACCCGCTCACGCCGATTCAGCTTTCAGCCGAACGCATAATGCGAAACTACGAACGGAGTCTAGCCGCCAAAACGGAGCCGCGGTTTGACGAAGTCGTCCGCGAAGGCACGTCGACTATTGTGCGCGAAGTGGCCGCGCTTCAGCGGATGGTGGAGGAGTTCTCGCGCTTCGCTCGTCTGCCGGAAGCGCAGCCGGTTGAAGCTTCTTTGAATGACGTCGTGCGCGATGCAGTCAACCTTTACGCTGAGCGGCTCGACGGGATTCGCATCGACTGCCGCCTCGCGGATGACTTGCCTGCGCTGCGGCTGGATAAGGAGCAGATCAAGCGCGCCCTGGTAAATCTGATCGACAACGCAGTGGAAGCGCTGGGCACCGATGGGAGAGACGGGAGCAACGGCTCAAACGATGGGCATGAAGTTTCCGTCGAGAGACTCATTGCGCTCGAATCTTTGTATATGAAGGCGAGCGACTCAGTGCGGCTGATTGTAGCTGACACCGGTCACGGGATAAGCCGGCGCGATCGTGACAAACTTTTTCTGCCGAAATTCTCCACTCGCAACCGAGGCACCGGCCTCGGTCTGGCCATCGTCAGCCACATCATTGCCGACCACAAAGGGCGCGTGTGGGTCGAGGACAATCAGCCTTGCGGCGCGCGCTTCATCATCGAGCTCCCTGCAGGCAGGGCGGAGTGA
- a CDS encoding integron integrase: MQTGTSRVTTDSNQRLAQSAVPKPKLLDQVRQAIGARHYSKRTEKTYVDWIKRFILFHGKRHPKDMGEPEINQFLTDLAVNKKVSASTQNQALRAILFLYQRVLEKPLEWVNPAVRAKKPKRLPVVLTRQEVKTILDSMDGAPKLVATLLYGAGLRLNECLELRFKDIDFTTKQILVRDGKGQKDRITTLPASVKEPLLAHLRDVWRLHQRDLREGAGRVVLPYALAKKYPNADREWGWQWAFPAPTRYFDKEAKIERRHHLHETAVQKAMKLAVNRARIGKPATPHTLRHSFATHLLEDGYDIRTIQELLGHNDLNTTMIYTHVLNKGGRGVRSPADLL; encoded by the coding sequence ATGCAGACCGGCACTTCCCGTGTAACGACCGACAGCAACCAGCGACTGGCTCAATCTGCCGTGCCCAAACCGAAACTTCTCGATCAGGTGCGGCAGGCGATTGGCGCCCGGCATTACAGCAAACGTACTGAAAAGACCTATGTAGACTGGATCAAGCGATTCATCTTATTTCATGGGAAGCGTCACCCGAAAGATATGGGTGAGCCCGAGATCAACCAGTTCCTAACCGACCTCGCAGTCAACAAGAAGGTCAGTGCGTCTACTCAGAACCAGGCGTTGAGGGCGATCTTGTTTCTCTACCAGCGAGTCCTGGAGAAACCTCTTGAGTGGGTCAATCCCGCAGTGCGAGCGAAGAAACCTAAACGCCTCCCGGTTGTGTTAACCCGCCAAGAAGTCAAAACAATTCTCGACTCGATGGACGGCGCACCAAAGCTGGTAGCAACTCTGTTGTATGGCGCCGGGCTTCGTCTCAACGAATGTTTGGAGCTTCGATTCAAGGACATCGACTTCACTACCAAGCAGATTCTAGTTCGTGACGGCAAGGGACAAAAGGATCGAATCACGACGCTTCCAGCGTCGGTGAAGGAACCGCTGCTTGCGCACTTAAGGGACGTTTGGAGACTGCACCAGCGCGACTTGCGCGAGGGAGCCGGTCGAGTGGTACTACCATATGCGTTGGCCAAGAAGTATCCCAACGCCGACCGTGAGTGGGGTTGGCAGTGGGCTTTCCCCGCGCCCACTCGCTATTTCGACAAGGAAGCCAAGATCGAACGCCGGCATCATCTTCACGAGACAGCGGTGCAGAAGGCGATGAAGCTAGCCGTCAATCGCGCCCGCATAGGCAAGCCGGCCACACCTCACACGTTGCGTCATTCATTTGCCACGCATTTGCTGGAGGATGGCTACGATATTCGGACGATTCAGGAGTTGTTGGGACACAACGATCTCAATACCACGATGATTTACACTCACGTGTTGAACAAAGGCGGCCGGGGCGTGCGCAGCCCGGCGGATCTGTTGTGA